One Glycine max cultivar Williams 82 chromosome 6, Glycine_max_v4.0, whole genome shotgun sequence DNA segment encodes these proteins:
- the LOC100813657 gene encoding ATP synthase subunit gamma, mitochondrial isoform X2, translating to MAMAAALRREGRRLTQPINALHSSLNSSLISQDQAPHGARSISTQVVRNRMKSVRNIQKITKAMKMVAASKLRAVQTRTENSRGLWQPFTALLGDDPSVDVKKNVVVTISSDKGLCGGINSTSVKISRVLNKLNSGPDKETKYVILGEKAKAQLLRDSKKQIALSLTELQKNPLNYTQVSVLADDILKNVEYDALRIVFNKFHSVVQFLPTVATVLSPEVIEREAESGGKLGELDSYEIEGGETKAEILQNLAEFQFSCVMYNAVLENACSEQGARMSAMDSSSRNAGDMLDRLTLTYNRTRQASITTELIEIISGASALEG from the exons ATGGCGATGGCTGCAGCTCTGCGTCGCGAAGGAAGGCGTTTGACCCAACCAATCAACGCCCTCCACTCTTCTCTCAATTCCTCCCTCATCTCTCA AGACCAAGCCCCTCATGGCGCGCGCTCCATTTCCACTCAAGTTG TGAGGAACCGAATGAAGAGTGTGAGGAATATCCAGAAGATCACCAAGGCCATGAAGATGGTTGCCGCGTCCAAGCTGCGGGCCGTTCAGACCAGAACTGAAAATTCCCGCGGCCTCTGGCAACCGTTCACCGCTCTTCTCGGTGACGATCCCA GTGTTGACGTTAAGAAAAACGTTGTCGTTACCATCTCTTCGGACAAAGGTCTTTGTGGTGGAATCAATTCCACGTCTGTCAAGATAAGCAGGGTTTTGAACAAATTGAATTCTG GGCCTGATAAAGAGACAAAATATGTCATATTGGGAGAGAAGGCTAAGGCTCAATTGTTGCGTGACTCAAAGAAACAAATTGCGCTCAGCCTTACTGAATTGCAGAAAAATCCCCTGAACTACACTCAG GTGTCTGTCTTGGCAGATGACATTCTAAAGAATGTGGAGTATGACGCATTAAGGAttgttttcaacaaatttcattCTGTTGTACAATTTTTGCCAACAGTTGCAACTGTACTGTCTCCTGAG GTTATTGAGAGAGAGGCTGAATCAGGAGGAAAGCTTGGGGAATTGGATTCATATGAGATTGAAGGTGGCGAGACAAAAGCTGAAATTCTTCAGAATCTGGCTGAGTTCCAGTTTTCTTGT GTCATGTACAATGCTGTGTTGGAGAATGCTTGTAGTGAGCAAGGAGCAAGAATGTCTGCAATGGACAGCTCTAGCAGGAATGCTGGGGATATGCTTGATCGTCTCACCCTCACCTATAAcag AACTCGTCAAGCATCAATCACCACTGAATTGATAGAGATTATCTCTGGAGCTTCCGCACTGGAAGGTTAA
- the LOC100813657 gene encoding ATP synthase subunit gamma, mitochondrial isoform X1 — translation MAMAAALRREGRRLTQPINALHSSLNSSLISQSVDQAPHGARSISTQVVRNRMKSVRNIQKITKAMKMVAASKLRAVQTRTENSRGLWQPFTALLGDDPSVDVKKNVVVTISSDKGLCGGINSTSVKISRVLNKLNSGPDKETKYVILGEKAKAQLLRDSKKQIALSLTELQKNPLNYTQVSVLADDILKNVEYDALRIVFNKFHSVVQFLPTVATVLSPEVIEREAESGGKLGELDSYEIEGGETKAEILQNLAEFQFSCVMYNAVLENACSEQGARMSAMDSSSRNAGDMLDRLTLTYNRTRQASITTELIEIISGASALEG, via the exons ATGGCGATGGCTGCAGCTCTGCGTCGCGAAGGAAGGCGTTTGACCCAACCAATCAACGCCCTCCACTCTTCTCTCAATTCCTCCCTCATCTCTCAGTCAGT AGACCAAGCCCCTCATGGCGCGCGCTCCATTTCCACTCAAGTTG TGAGGAACCGAATGAAGAGTGTGAGGAATATCCAGAAGATCACCAAGGCCATGAAGATGGTTGCCGCGTCCAAGCTGCGGGCCGTTCAGACCAGAACTGAAAATTCCCGCGGCCTCTGGCAACCGTTCACCGCTCTTCTCGGTGACGATCCCA GTGTTGACGTTAAGAAAAACGTTGTCGTTACCATCTCTTCGGACAAAGGTCTTTGTGGTGGAATCAATTCCACGTCTGTCAAGATAAGCAGGGTTTTGAACAAATTGAATTCTG GGCCTGATAAAGAGACAAAATATGTCATATTGGGAGAGAAGGCTAAGGCTCAATTGTTGCGTGACTCAAAGAAACAAATTGCGCTCAGCCTTACTGAATTGCAGAAAAATCCCCTGAACTACACTCAG GTGTCTGTCTTGGCAGATGACATTCTAAAGAATGTGGAGTATGACGCATTAAGGAttgttttcaacaaatttcattCTGTTGTACAATTTTTGCCAACAGTTGCAACTGTACTGTCTCCTGAG GTTATTGAGAGAGAGGCTGAATCAGGAGGAAAGCTTGGGGAATTGGATTCATATGAGATTGAAGGTGGCGAGACAAAAGCTGAAATTCTTCAGAATCTGGCTGAGTTCCAGTTTTCTTGT GTCATGTACAATGCTGTGTTGGAGAATGCTTGTAGTGAGCAAGGAGCAAGAATGTCTGCAATGGACAGCTCTAGCAGGAATGCTGGGGATATGCTTGATCGTCTCACCCTCACCTATAAcag AACTCGTCAAGCATCAATCACCACTGAATTGATAGAGATTATCTCTGGAGCTTCCGCACTGGAAGGTTAA